Sequence from the Kribbella aluminosa genome:
CAGGTGCACCTGCTGGACACGTACCCGGGTCTGATCCTCGCGTACACCGGGCAGTTCCTGCCGTTCACGATCTTCCTGATGACGAGCTTCTACTCGCGGATCCCGGCCGAGGTGGTCGAGGCGGCCCGGGTCGACGGCAGTACGACGCTCGGTGTGTACCGCCGGATCATGCTGCCGCTCGGCCGCCCGGCGCTGCTGTCGGTCGGCATCCTGAACGCGTTGTTCTGCTGGAACGACGTACTCATCTCGCTGCTCGTGATGCAGTCCGAGCAGCACCGCACGCTGATGGTCGGGGTGACCGCGCTGCGCGGGCAGTACTCCGACAACATCCCGCTGTTCGCCGGCGGGGTACTCGTCGCCGCCGTGCCGGTGATCGCGATCTACCTGTTCTTCCAGCGCCAGATCACCGACGGTGTCACCGCCGGCTCGACCAAGGGATAGCCATATGCGCATCACGGGATACCGCACGCTGAGCACGGTGCACGACTGGGGCAGACCGATCGGTGACGCCAACGGGACGGTCGGTTCCGGCCGTACGTCGGTGCCGATCGTCGTACTGACCACCGACACCGGGCTGGAAGGGATCGGGCTGGGCTCGCACGATGGCGTCGACGCGCTGTTCCCGGCGCTCGACGGGCAAGACCCGCGGGCGGTCGTGGCGCTGTACGACCGGATGCTCGCGTGGGTGTTCAAGCGGGGGCACACCGGCGCCGTGTTCGGTGCCATCGGTGCTCTCGACATGGCGTTGTGGGACCTCAAGGCGAAGGCGGTCGAGCAGCCGTTGTGGCGGCTGCTCGGCGCCCGCGATCACGTCGTACCGGCGTACGCGTCGGGGCTGGACGGGCCGTTGCCGGACGACGAGCTGATCCGGCTGCACAAGCAGTTCGCGGAGCGTGGGCTGCAGGCGGTGAAGCTCAAGGGCGGCCTCGACGTGGCCGACGACGTGCGTCGGCTCGATCTGTTGAGCGAGCTGTATCGGGAGCAGATCGGGTCGGCGCCTGCGCTGATGCTGGATGCGAACGAGTCGTGGGCGCGGAAGGAGGCGGTCCGGCACATCCGGCGGATCGAGGAGCACGTGGACCTCGCCTGGGTCGAGGAGCCGGTACGGCGGTGGGACGTCGACGGGCTCGCGATGGTGACGCGGTCGGTGAAGGCGGCGGTGGCGACCGGGGAGAACCTCACCGGGCTTGAGCAGTTCCGTCCGTTGCTGGCGGCGAACGCTGTCGACATCGTGCAGACCGGGAGCGTTTGGGGGATCACGCACTTCCTGCGGGTGTCGGCGCTGGCGCATGCGTTCGATCTTCCGGTCAGCCCGGTCGGGTACGACGTGAACCCGCTCGGCCATGCGGCGGCCGTCGTACCGAATCATTTGTCGATCGAGATCCAGGACCTTGGTATGCCGGTCGGGATCCGCGCGGACCAGGAGGTCGTCGACGGTCATCTGGTGCTGGGGGAGGCGCCGGGGCTCGGGTACGTCGTCGACGAGGACGCGATCGCCCGGCTCGCCGGACCCGGCAGCTGGGACGAGGACGCGGGCCCGCACGTTCGCCCGGACCGCGCGGGCCGTCGCCTCGTGGTCAAGCCCGCGATCCGCAACGGGGAGGCCCGATGACGCTCGGCGGCCAGGACCCCGCGACCTCGGCCGTAGGCGAGCCGGCGGCGGCCGCCTTACCCGACGGAGCGGTGAGGTCGGCGGTGGTGACTGGCGCGGGAGGTTCACTGGGGCGGGCGATTGCGTTGCGGCTGGCTGCAGACGGGTACGGCGTGGCGCTGCTCGACCTGCCTGGCGAAGGGCTGACCGAGTCCGAGGCCGTGCTGAAGTCGGCGGGCGCCACGGTCCGCGCACTGCCGATCGACCTGCGCGACGCCGCGGCGATCGTCCACACGATCACCGCCGCCGAGGACGCACTCGGCCCCCTCGACGTGCTCGTGAACAACGCCGCGATCTACCCCGCGACGCCGTTCCTCGACATCCCCTTCACGGAGTACGACGACGTCGTCGCGGTCAACCAGCGCGCGTACTTCGTCGCCGCCCAGGCCGCGGCCCGCTCGATGCGATCCCGGCAGACCGGCTCGATCGTCAACCTCGCGTCGATCACCTGGCACGGCGGCTGGGACAAACTGGCGAGCTACGTCAGTACGAAGGGCGCCGCCGTCTCCCTGACCCGCGCCCTCGCCCGGGAGCTGGGCCCGGAAGGAATCCGCGTCAACGCCGTCTCGCCAGGCGCCTTCCCCACGAAGGCTGAGACGATCCACGAGAACCCGGAGGCCTACTCGGAGTTCGTCCTCGACCACCAGGCGATCAAACGCCGCGGCGCACCTTCCGAGATCGCCGCGGTGGTGTCGTTCCTGACCGGCCCGGACGCGTCGTTCGTCACCGGGCAGACGATCAATGTCGACGGCGGATGGGTGATGGCGTGAACATCTTCGGATCTGAGGTGTCGGTGGCCGCGTTGCGGGAGCGGACCGGGGACCTGGCGAGTGTTGCCGGGGTTCGGGAAGTTGTGCTGGGCAACGGGGTCGAGCGCGGCGTACGGGCGGTCCAGCTGCGGAGTGCTGCCGGGCTCGAGGTGGAGGTGCTGGTCGATCGCGCGCTCGATCTGGGAGGTGCCCGGTTTCGCGGCGTACCGTTCGGGTGGCGGTCGGGGAACGGGTTCCGGCATCCGGGGCTGCACGAGCACAGCGACGAGGGCGGGCTGTCCTGGCTGCGGGCGCTCGACGGGCTGCTGGTGTCCGGCGGGCTCGACCACACGCTGTTCGGGAACGAGGTCGACGCGACGCAGTACCGGTATCCGCCGAAGCGGACCGTGGCGCACGGGCTGCACGGCCGGCTCACCGCGATCCCCGGGCGGCTGCTCGAGGCAGGCGAGGTGTGGGACGGCGACCGCTGCACGTTGCGGGTGCGGGGCGAGGTCGTGCAGGCGACGTCGTTCGGTGAGCACCTGCGGCTGACCCGGACGATCGAGGTCGACTTCGACGGGCTCGAGATCCGGCTGTACGACGTGGTCGACAACGTCGGGTACGAACGGACGCCGCACATGTTCCTGTACCACCTGAACTTCGGCTGGCCGGTGATCGACGCCGGGACCGAACTCGTCGCGCCGATCGCCGAGACGACCTGGCAGAGCGACTCGGCGGCCGTGCAGGGCGTCTCGTACCGGGTGCTGCCAGACCCGCAGCCGGGGTTCGTGGAGCAGGTGTACGAGCACCGCCTGGTCGCCGACGAGGACGGTCGGCACCGGGTCGCGCTGATCCGCGGCGACAGTACGTTCGGGGTCGAGGTGAGCTGGGACGCGGCCACCATGCCGAGCTTCTTCGAATGGCAGAACCTGCGCAGCGGCCAGTACGCCGTCGGCCTCGAACCGTCGACGCACCACGTCACCGGCGACGCAGCCGCCCGCGAGGACGGGTCGATGACGTGGCTCGAGCATGGCGAGTCCCGGTCGTACCGCACCACGATCCGCGTCCTCGACGGCGTCGAGGCGACCACCGCCGCCCGGGACGCCGTACGCCGCGTGGCCGGGCAGCCCGAAGGGAGCAACCTATGACGCGCAGCATCCTCGACGGCTATCGGGTGCTCGACTGCTCGATCGCGATGGCGGGGCCGTTCGCCGCGCAGCGCCTCGGTGACCTCGGCGCCGACGTGGTCAAGGTCGAGCCGGTCACCGGCGAGTGGCAACGGCACGCCGCGGCCGGCGGCGCGCAGGGGAACGCGATCAACGTGTCGTTCCTGTCCCTCAACCGGAACAAGCGCTCACTCGCCGTCGACCTCAAGTCGGCAGCCGGGAAACAGGTGCTGACCCGCCTGGTGGAGACCGCTGACGTGTTCCTGCAGAACTACCGGCCCGGCGTGGCCGAGCGGCTGGGCGTCGACTATCCGACGCTGTCTGCGGTCAATCCGCGCCTGATCTACGTGTCGATGTCGGGGTACGGCGAGGACGGGCCGCACCGGAATCTGCCGGGCCAGGACTTGTTGCTGCAGGCAAGGTCTGGGGCGATGCTGTCGACCGGCCGGCACGGCGAGCCGCCGCAGCCGGCCGGGCAGTACCTCGTCGACGCCGTGACCGCGTCGACCGCGTTCGAGGCGGTGCTCGCGGCGTTGCTGCATCGGGAGCGGACCGGCGAGGGGCAGCTGGTGAAGGTGAACATGCTGGACGCGATCACCACGCTGCAGATGCAGGAGCTGTCGGTGTTCACCGCGGGCGGGATCCCGCAGCAGCGGGGGTCGGAGCCGCATGCGCACGTCTACATCAGGGCGCCGTACGGGACGTTCAAGACCGCGGACGGCTTCCTCGCGCTGGCGATGCCGGACCTGCCGACGCTCGGGCGGGTGATCGGCGAGGACCGGTTCCTGGAGATGGACTCGGAGGTACACGGCTGGACGCATCGCGACGAGCTGTTCCGGCTGACCGCCGAGCGGCTGCTGCTGCGTACGACGGACGAATGGCTGACGGCGTTGACCGAGGCCGGGATCTGGTGCGGGCCGGTGTACGACTACCAGCAGTTGGTCGACGATCCGCAGATCCGGCACAACGGAACCTTCGTCGAGTACGACCACCCCACCGAGGGCCGCGTCAAGACACCCGGCTTCCCGTACACCTTCGAGAAGACCCCCGCAACGGTC
This genomic interval carries:
- a CDS encoding carbohydrate ABC transporter permease, which encodes MRERGFTRWIVAVPMCLLALATIYPMLFTLNVAMKSRREYVLNQFSLADHLTAANVADAWSSSGLGRYTLNSIVVTAGAVALLLLLGSMAGYAFSQVTFRGRKWLFLVCLGALMIPFQVIMVPFFRVLGQVHLLDTYPGLILAYTGQFLPFTIFLMTSFYSRIPAEVVEAARVDGSTTLGVYRRIMLPLGRPALLSVGILNALFCWNDVLISLLVMQSEQHRTLMVGVTALRGQYSDNIPLFAGGVLVAAVPVIAIYLFFQRQITDGVTAGSTKG
- a CDS encoding mandelate racemase/muconate lactonizing enzyme family protein yields the protein MRITGYRTLSTVHDWGRPIGDANGTVGSGRTSVPIVVLTTDTGLEGIGLGSHDGVDALFPALDGQDPRAVVALYDRMLAWVFKRGHTGAVFGAIGALDMALWDLKAKAVEQPLWRLLGARDHVVPAYASGLDGPLPDDELIRLHKQFAERGLQAVKLKGGLDVADDVRRLDLLSELYREQIGSAPALMLDANESWARKEAVRHIRRIEEHVDLAWVEEPVRRWDVDGLAMVTRSVKAAVATGENLTGLEQFRPLLAANAVDIVQTGSVWGITHFLRVSALAHAFDLPVSPVGYDVNPLGHAAAVVPNHLSIEIQDLGMPVGIRADQEVVDGHLVLGEAPGLGYVVDEDAIARLAGPGSWDEDAGPHVRPDRAGRRLVVKPAIRNGEAR
- a CDS encoding SDR family NAD(P)-dependent oxidoreductase; protein product: MTLGGQDPATSAVGEPAAAALPDGAVRSAVVTGAGGSLGRAIALRLAADGYGVALLDLPGEGLTESEAVLKSAGATVRALPIDLRDAAAIVHTITAAEDALGPLDVLVNNAAIYPATPFLDIPFTEYDDVVAVNQRAYFVAAQAAARSMRSRQTGSIVNLASITWHGGWDKLASYVSTKGAAVSLTRALARELGPEGIRVNAVSPGAFPTKAETIHENPEAYSEFVLDHQAIKRRGAPSEIAAVVSFLTGPDASFVTGQTINVDGGWVMA
- a CDS encoding aldose 1-epimerase family protein, giving the protein MNIFGSEVSVAALRERTGDLASVAGVREVVLGNGVERGVRAVQLRSAAGLEVEVLVDRALDLGGARFRGVPFGWRSGNGFRHPGLHEHSDEGGLSWLRALDGLLVSGGLDHTLFGNEVDATQYRYPPKRTVAHGLHGRLTAIPGRLLEAGEVWDGDRCTLRVRGEVVQATSFGEHLRLTRTIEVDFDGLEIRLYDVVDNVGYERTPHMFLYHLNFGWPVIDAGTELVAPIAETTWQSDSAAVQGVSYRVLPDPQPGFVEQVYEHRLVADEDGRHRVALIRGDSTFGVEVSWDAATMPSFFEWQNLRSGQYAVGLEPSTHHVTGDAAAREDGSMTWLEHGESRSYRTTIRVLDGVEATTAARDAVRRVAGQPEGSNL
- a CDS encoding CaiB/BaiF CoA transferase family protein, coding for MTRSILDGYRVLDCSIAMAGPFAAQRLGDLGADVVKVEPVTGEWQRHAAAGGAQGNAINVSFLSLNRNKRSLAVDLKSAAGKQVLTRLVETADVFLQNYRPGVAERLGVDYPTLSAVNPRLIYVSMSGYGEDGPHRNLPGQDLLLQARSGAMLSTGRHGEPPQPAGQYLVDAVTASTAFEAVLAALLHRERTGEGQLVKVNMLDAITTLQMQELSVFTAGGIPQQRGSEPHAHVYIRAPYGTFKTADGFLALAMPDLPTLGRVIGEDRFLEMDSEVHGWTHRDELFRLTAERLLLRTTDEWLTALTEAGIWCGPVYDYQQLVDDPQIRHNGTFVEYDHPTEGRVKTPGFPYTFEKTPATVERGAPLVGEHTREILTEAGLTPDEITELLDDGTVAETRLEDAGRRSPAPDTRSAGVAPDIGVR